From Juglans regia cultivar Chandler chromosome 8, Walnut 2.0, whole genome shotgun sequence, the proteins below share one genomic window:
- the LOC108985548 gene encoding myrcene synthase, chloroplastic-like, with amino-acid sequence MVNFLWTIGQSFQPHYGYGRRMITRLNCLITTIDDIYDVYGSLDELELFTDIIERWDVNAIDQLPYYMQISFLALNNFVHEMAFDILKEQEFNVVQYLRKAWIDQCRSYMVEARWYYMGYTPSLQEYSQNAWISISGPVILAHAYCFTTFPMTKESLASMEDNMTNIIYWSSMILRLANDLGTSSLELKRGDIPKSIQCYMNETGASEKDAREHIRYLISEAWKKMNRERATSSSFSQAFMEYAMNVARTAQCIY; translated from the exons ATGGTGAATTTCTTATGGACAATTGGCCAATCATTTCAGCCTCACTACGGATATGGTAGGAGAATGATAACAAGGCTCAATTGCCTGATAACAACAATAGATGATATCTATGATGTTTATGGATCTTTGGATGAACTTGAGCTCTTCACCGATATTATTGAGAG ATGGGATGTCAATGCAATCGATCAGCTCCCATATTATATGCAGATCTCTTTCCTTGCACTCAATAATTTCGTTCACGAAATGGCTTTTGACATCCTCAAGGAACAAGAATTCAATGTCGTTCAGTACCTTCGAAAAGCG TGGATAGATCAATGTAGATCTTACATGGTGGAGGCCAGGTGGTACTACATGGGATATACACCTTCACTTCAAGAATACTCTCAGAATGCATGGATCTCAATATCGGGACCGGTTATTCTTGCACATGCGTATTGTTTTACCACATTTCCAATGACAAAGGAATCATTGGCATCTATGGAAGATAACATGACTAATATAATCTATTGGTCCTCAATGATTTTAcgacttgcaaatgatcttggAACATCCTCG CTTGAATTAAAGAGAGGTGATATTCCTAAATCAATCCAATGTTATATGAACGAAACTGGTGCCAGTGAAAAAGACGCTCGTGAGCACATAAGATATTTGATTAGCGAAGCATGGAAGAAGATGAACAGAGAACGAGCTACTAGTTCTTCATTCTCACAAGCGTTTATGGAATATGCAATGAATGTGGCAAGGACGGCCCAGTGCATATACTAG
- the LOC108985540 gene encoding myrcene synthase, chloroplastic-like, producing the protein MALHTLSSLPVSIFARQYFPSKTPMISHITTKNASTSITVNPCPLRCMASSPVTTRRDANYQPALWKDDYILSLTSEYVGESYTRRADQLKAEVRRMFEKVVDPLEKLELIDVLQKLGLSYHFEDEVKRTLEAIYNPIHRAGDICKKENLYATSLEFRLLRQHRYSVPQEIFNIFMNEKGKFKASLCDDPKGLLYLFEASFLSIEGETILDEARAFARKQLEEYVEQNKSQNLSTFVGHALELPLHWRMLRLEARWFIDTYRREVGMNPVLLELAELDFNMVQAVHQQDVKREARWWKSTGLGEKLGFARDRLMVNFLWTVGKSFQPHYGYGRRMITRLNCLITTIDDIYDVYGSLDELELFTDIIERWDVNAIDQLPYYMQISFLTLNNFVHEMAFDILKEQEFNVVQYLRKAWIDQCRSYMVEARWYYMGYTPSLQEYSQNAWISISGPVILAHAYCFTTFPMTKESLASMEDNMTNIIYWSSMILRLANDLGTSSLELKRGDIPKSIQCYMNETGASEKDAREHIRYLISEAWKKMNKERATSSSFSQAFMEYAMNVARTAQCIYQYGDGHGTQDRETMDNVLSLLINPIPLHT; encoded by the exons ATGGCTCTTCACACTCTTAGTTCGCTCCCTGTTAGCATTTTCGCTAGACAATATTTCCCGTCTAAAACTCCCATGATCTCTCACATAACAACCAAAAATGCATCCACAAGTATCACCGTTAATCCGTGTCCTCTCCGGTGCATGGCCAGTAGTCCCGTTACTACTCGCCGAGATGCTAATTATCAACCTGCCTTGTGGAAGGACGACTACATCTTGTCATTGACTAGCGAATATGTG gGGGAGTCATACACTAGACGAGCTGATCAGCTGAAGGCAGAAGTTAGGAGAATGTTTGAGAAAGTGGTAGATCCATTAGAGAAACTTGAGCTGATCGATGTATTACAAAAACTTGGATTATCTTATCACTTTGAGGATGAAGTAAAGAGGACATTGGAAGCTATATACAACCCAATTCATCGAGCTGGTGATATCTGCAAGAAGGAGAATTTATACGCCACTTCTCTTGAATTTAGACTACTAAGACAGCATCGATATAGTGTCCCTCAAG aaattttcaatattttcatgaatgaaaagggaaaaTTCAAGGCAAGCCTATGTGATGATCCTAAGGGATTGCTGTACTTATTTGAAGCCTCATTCCTTTCTATAGAAGGCGAAACTATCTTGGATGAAGCAAGAGCGTTTGCGAGAAAACAACTCGAGGAGTACGTGGAGCAAAACAAAAGTCAAAATCTTTCTACTTTTGTGGGCCATGCCCTAGAGCTTCCATTGCATTGGAGGATGCTAAGGTTGGAAGCAAGGTGGTTTATTGATACATATAGGAGGGAAGTAGGCATGAACCCTGTCTTGTTAGAACTTGCAGAATTGGATTTCAACATGGTACAAGCAGTCCATCAACAAGATGTAAAACGAGAGGCGAG gtgGTGGAAGAGCACTGGCCTTGGAGAAAAGTTGGGCTTTGCAAGGGATAGGTTGATGGTGAATTTCTTATGGACTGTTGGCAAATCATTTCAGCCTCACTACGGATATGGTAGGAGAATGATAACAAGGCTCAATTGCCTGATAACAACAATAGATGATATCTATGATGTTTATGGATCTTTGGATGAACTTGAGCTCTTCACCGATATCATTGAGAG ATGGGATGTCAATGCAATCGATCAGCTCCCATATTATATGCAGATCTCTTTCCTTACACTCAATAATTTCGTTCACGAAATGGCTTTTGACATCCTCAAGGAACAAGAATTCAATGTCGTTCAGTACCTTCGAAAAGCG TGGATAGATCAATGTAGATCTTACATGGTGGAGGCCAGGTGGTACTACATGGGATATACACCTTCACTTCAAGAATACTCTCAGAATGCATGGATCTCAATATCGGGACCGGTTATTCTTGCACATGCGTATTGTTTTACCACATTTCCAATGACAAAGGAATCATTGGCATCTATGGAAGATAACATGACTAATATAATCTATTGGTCCTCAATGATTTTAcgacttgcaaatgatcttggAACATCCTCG CTTGAATTAAAGAGAGGTGATATTCCTAAATCAATCCAATGTTATATGAACGAAACTGGTGCCAGTGAAAAAGACGCTCGGGAGCACATAAGATATTTGATTAGCGAAGCATGGAAGAAGATGAACAAAGAACGAGCTACTAGTTCTTCATTCTCACAAGCGTTTATGGAATATGCAATGAATGTGGCAAGGACGGCCCAATGCATATACCAGTACGGGGATGGGCATGGTACACAAGACCGCGAGACTATGGATAACGTATTATCATTACTTATTAATCCCATTCCTTTACATACATGA